The Acidovorax sp. RAC01 genomic sequence TGCCGTGCCCGGCATCGTGCTGGCCACCACGTTCGTGACGTTCCCGTTCATTGCGCGTGAACTCATCCCGCTGATGCAGGCCCAGGGCAACGACGAGGAACAGGCCGCCATCGTGCTGGGCGCCACCGGCTGGCAGACCTTCTGGTACGTGACGCTGCCCAACATCAAGTGGGGCCTGCTGTACGGCGTGATCCTGTGCAACGCGCGGGCCATGGGCGAGTTTGGCGCGGTGTCGGTGGTGTCGGGCCACATCCGCGGGCAGACCAACACCATCCCGCTGCATGTGGAAATCCTCTACAACGAATACCAGTCGGTGGCTGCCTTTGCTGCCGCATCTCTGCTGGCGCTGCTGGCATTGGTCACGCTGGTGATCAAGACCATTGCCGAACACCGCAACGAACAGGCCATGAAGGCCGCTGCCGAAATGCCCCCCGAGCGGCCCGCACCTGCACCCGCCGCACGCTGAAGGAAGACACCCACCATGAGCATCGAAATCCGTAACGTCAGCAAACAGTTCGGCGACTTCCAGGCCCTGCGCGATGTGAGCCTTGATATCGCCTCGGGCGAACTGATCGCACTGCTTGGCCCCTCGGGCTGCGGCAAGACCACGCTGCTGCGCATCATTGCCGGGCTGGAAACGCCCGACGTGGGCACCATCCATTTCAGCGGCGAAGACACCACCGACGTGCACGTGCGCGAGCGCAACGTGGGCTTTGTGTTCCAGCACTACGCGCTGTTCCGCCACATGACGGTGTTCGAGAACGTCGCCTTTGGCCTGCGCGTCAAGCCGCGCAGCGAGCGCCCCAGCGAAGCGCAGATCAAGAAAAAGGTGACGGACCTGCTCAAGCTCGTGCAACTGGACTGGCTGGCCGAGCGCTATCCGTCGCAGCTCTCGGGCGGCCAGCGCCAGCGCATTGCCCTGGCCCGTGCCCTGGCGGTGGAGCCCAAGGTGCTGCTGCTCGACGAGCCTTTTGGCGCGCTGGATGCCAAGGTGCGCAAGGAACTGCGCCGCTGGCTGCGCCGCCTGCACGATGAACTGCACGTCACCAGCATCTTCGTGACGCACGACCAGGAAGAAGCGCTGGAAGTGGCCGACCGCGTGGTGGTCATCAACCAGGGCAAGATCGAGCAAAGCGGCTCGCCCCAGCAGGTGTGGGACCACCCCGCCAGCCCGTTCGTCTACGGATTTCTGGGCGACGTGAACCTGTTCCATGGCCGCGCACACGAAGGCCTGGTGCACCTCGATGGCGTGCAGATCGATTCGCCCGAGCACGCTGCCACGCAGGACACCAAGGCCTTTGCTTACGTGCGCCCGCACGACCTGGACGTGCAGCGCTACTCACCCGGCGCGGGTGTGGACGCCGACGGCCGCCCGCGCGGCATCGTGGCCCAGCTCAGCCGCGCCATCGTGGTCGGGCCCATCGCCCGGCTGGAACTAATTCCCTCCGACGATCACCAACCAGCGGACAATGCGTCCCCGGAGAACCTGATCGAAGCGCAGATCCCTGCGCAGCAGTTCAGGGAGATGGGGTTCAAAGAGGGCGAAACGCTGGTGGTCACACCACGCCGCGCCCGCGTTTTTCTGGATCACGCTGCTGGGATTTGATTCCCCCCTGAGCCGCTTCGCGTCTTCCCCCTGAGGGGGACGACGGCCTTTGCTGCGGGGCGGCCCTTGCTGGCCGTCCTCGCGCCGGGGCCGTGACGGTTTCAGGGGCAACGCCCCGGGGCGGCTTATGTGGATGGGATAAGAATGATGGTGTTGAACTGGATCGATCAGGCCCCGCGCCGTGTGCTGGCACTGATCAGCGCGGCCTGCGTGGCCATGCTGGCTTTTGGCATGTACCTGCAGCACGTGGTGGGCCTGGAGCCTTGCCCGATGTGCATCGTGCAGCGCTATGCTCTCATTGGTGTAGCAATCTTTGCAGCACTGGCAAGCGCCAGGGGCCAAAAAGGCTGGTGGATGGGGTTTGGCGCGCTGGCGCTGCTGTCGTCGGGCTTTGGCGCTTTTGTGGCGGCCCGCCAGAGCTGGCTGCAGTGGTACCCGCCCGAGGTTGCCACCTGCGGCCGCGACTTCTACGGAATGATCGAAAACTACCCCATCAGCCGCGCCATTCCCATGATCTTCCGCGGCTCGGGCGACTGCGCTGCCATCGACTGGACGTTTCTGGGGGGCTCGATTGCCAACTGGTCGTTCATCTGCTTTGTGGGCTTTGGCCTGGTGCTGCTGGCCGTGCTCGCGCGCGGGATGAAGGCTGGCGGCAAGGGCGGGGCAGCGTACTCGGCGGCCTAAGGCTGTCTGCCCTGCAGGCATGAAAAAGGCGCCCCGCGAGGGCGCCTTTTTTTGGGCGTCAACGCAGGGCCGGGGCTATGTCTTGAGACCACGAATGGCCTCGTTGATGTCGCGCAGGTTGGTCTCGATCTTGGAGCCCAGCAGGTAGATGGCCAGCAGCATGAAGGTGGCAAAGGCCACACCCGCTGCAATGGCGCTGGCCATGGCGTTGGCCCGCGCCTGGGCAATGCGCAGGGCTTCCTCGGCCCGTTCCCTTTCGACGCGGTCACGCTCGGCCTGCTCGAACGCGGCTTTTTCGTCCTCGATGCTGTCCCAGGCCTTGATGTGGAAGTTCAGCACGGGGTAGAACACGCTCTTGATCTTGCCTTCCTTGCGCATCGCGATGATGGTCGGGTCGGCCAGTGCGGCGCAGGTGAACTCGGTCGTTGCCTTCACCCACCGTTCGCCGCGGCGCGGGTCTCCGGCCAGTTTTTCCACCTGCGCGCGCAGCTCTTCCACGCGCTGCGCTGCGACCGCGTTGTCCTCGTGTTCGATCTGGGCCCCGACCTTGATGCCGAACTCGATGGAGCACCGGTACAACCGGGTGACTTCTTCAAGGTACCTCAAGGAAGGGGCCATCGGCTTTGGGACGCTGGCCGGGGACTGTGCCTCGCCGGTCTTGTCGTCCTTGAGCAGCATCTTGCGCAGGTCGTCCATGCTGACCTGCCGGTCGGGTGCCTTCTGGGCGGGAGCCGGTTCGTTGGGCATCTTGGCGCTTTGGTACGCGACATTGATGCCCAGGACGATGACCGACAGCAGCGCCAGCGCCATGCACGCCAGCACCGTCACCTTGACGATCTTCAGGAATAGTTCTTCGGTCCGCTTGGTCTCTATTGCCATGGTTTCTCCTGCTTCTCGTTATAGATCCATGGCCGAGCGGACCTTGATCGGCGCCTTCCTGGCGTCCGCTTCGGCTTTCTGTCTGGCAGCCTTGTCTGCGGCGGCTTTGTCTGCCGCGGCTTTTTCGGCGGCAGTTTTCTCCGTGGCGACTCTTTCTGCGGCAGCTCTTTCGGCCACTGCCTTGTCTGTAGCGGCTTTGTCTGCAGCAGCCTTCTCGGCTGCAGCCCGTTCTGCGGCGGCCTTCTCGGCCTCCAGCTGCAGGTTTTTGCGCCGCAGCGCCTCCACTTCGGCGGCCTGGGCCTGGGCCCGGGCGGCGGCTGCTGCGGCCTCGTCCGACTGCCGCCTCGCTGCCAGGGCGCGCTCGGCTTCGGCGGCCTTGTCGGCAGCCTGCCGCGCGGCCAGTTCCTTGTCGCGGTTCAGCTTCTCGCTGGTGCGTGCAGCCAGGTCCCCAGCCGGGGTCGGCTTCGTGGCTACCGCAGGGTTGGTCGCCGGTGGCGGCGCCGCGGGTGCTGGTTGTGTGGATGCCGCAGGGGGCGCCGGCCGGGCCGCAAGGGCCGCCTTGTCACTGCGCTCCCGGGCCTCTTTGGCAGCAAGCACCGCGCTTGTCAGCCTGACCTGACAGTCCCTCAGCCGGGTCTTTCCGTCCGGTGACTCCAGCGGGCCGGCCAGCGCCATCTGCGAGCCGCTTTGCGTGCCCTTCAGCCGGTACCGCCACGCCCGCCTCGGGTTGTCCTTCCAGTGGCCGCTGCCTTCCAGGGTGGTGCGCCCGGAGCGTTCGATGGAGCCATTGAACGACTCGATCACCTCGGCTGTATCGCGCCGGCCGGTGATGGCGCCAAAGGACACGTTGACCTTGATCTGGCTCACGAAGCCCTTGGGAGAGCGGCCAGCCGCCGTTTGCATGTCGCCGCACGACAGGGTGCCCTGCCATGTGCCTTCGGTGTCGTTGATCTGGCCGTGCGCTGCCCCGGAGCCCAGCATCGCGAAGACAAGGGCCAGGTTGCACAGCGCCCCGGGGCCGACGGATCCGGATGGCCCCGTCGGTGAATCTGATAGAAATATCCAGCGCATGTAACCAAGTATGTCACGGCGGGTGCGGGCGGTCATCGGGTTCGGAGCCTTCCGCCGCAAGCTGTGCCATCGGTACCAGCTTGCTGGCTGCCATGCGACGCTGTCAGGTCGGATGGGGAAACACCACCCCTGCAGTGCCTTCCAGCCAGGCGGGCAGCTTGTCCATCACGCTGGCGAGCAGGGCACCGTTTTGCCACTGCGCTAGCCACTGCTGCACGCGCGGGCACGGCTGGGCCTGCCACCAGTCCGCATCAATCGCCGCGAACTGCCGCACAAACGGCGCAATCGCCATGTCGGCCAGCGCCGCGTGGTCGCCGCAAAGAAACGGCTGGTTTTGCAGGCGCGCCTCCAGGCCCTGCAGCCACTGCATGGCCTGGGCGCGCGATACGGCAGGGTCCACCCCCGGGTAGCGGTTCGGGTACTTGCACCGGTCCAGCGCCTGCTTGAAGGGCCCGTCGCAGGCGGCAACCAGCGCCAGCATGTCGGCAAGGCTGCCGTGGCTGGGCACAAGCCAGCCGTGCGGGTCGTGCCGGGCCAGGGCCCAGCGCATGATGTCCAGGCTCTGGTCCAGCACCTGGCCATCGGCAAGCACCAGCACCGGCACAGTGCCTTTGGGGGAGGCCTGCAGCAGCGCAGCCGGCTTGTTGCGCAACACGACCTCACGCAATTCGCACGCCTGGCCACTCACGGCCAGAGCCAGGCGCGCGCGCATGGCATACGGGCAGCGGCGAAAGGAATAGAGGACGGGCAGGGCGCCTGCGCCGGGCATCACCGCCGGGCTGCTGATGGCGTTCATGGCGCGATGTCCCCGGTTCGTTCGTCATCAGTGCCGTGCTGGCGCGCGGGCGTGCCAGGCTGGCGGGCGCCAATGTGCTCTGCGCCGCGCAGCGCGGCCAGCTGCATCTGGCGCTCGCGTTCGGCCAGCGCGCGCTCCTGCTCGGGTGTCCGGGTGCCGTGGCAATAGGGGCAACTCACGCCCGCCACATAGTGGGGCGATTGCAGCTCGGCATCGCCCAGCGGCATGCGGCACGAACGGCACAGCTGGTGGTGGCCGGGGGCCAGGCCGTGGCCCACCGACACGCGCTCGTCGAACACGAAGCAGTCGCCGTGCCACAGGCTGTCTTCCTCGGGCACCGTTTCCAGGTATTTGAGGATGCCGCCCTCCAGGTGGAACACCTCGTCAAAGCCCTGCG encodes the following:
- a CDS encoding glutathione S-transferase; amino-acid sequence: MNAISSPAVMPGAGALPVLYSFRRCPYAMRARLALAVSGQACELREVVLRNKPAALLQASPKGTVPVLVLADGQVLDQSLDIMRWALARHDPHGWLVPSHGSLADMLALVAACDGPFKQALDRCKYPNRYPGVDPAVSRAQAMQWLQGLEARLQNQPFLCGDHAALADMAIAPFVRQFAAIDADWWQAQPCPRVQQWLAQWQNGALLASVMDKLPAWLEGTAGVVFPHPT
- the cysW gene encoding sulfate ABC transporter permease subunit CysW; amino-acid sequence: MSGANTKVVRRARAGTTEAPWVRYTLITLALSFMLLFLVLPLAAVFTEALRKGLDAYIAGLRDPDAWSAIKLTLITAVIAVPLNLVFGVAAAWCIAKYEFRGKAFLTTLVDLPFSVSPVVAGLVYVLMFGANGWLGPWLMANDIKIIFAVPGIVLATTFVTFPFIARELIPLMQAQGNDEEQAAIVLGATGWQTFWYVTLPNIKWGLLYGVILCNARAMGEFGAVSVVSGHIRGQTNTIPLHVEILYNEYQSVAAFAAASLLALLALVTLVIKTIAEHRNEQAMKAAAEMPPERPAPAPAAR
- a CDS encoding sulfate/molybdate ABC transporter ATP-binding protein, encoding MSIEIRNVSKQFGDFQALRDVSLDIASGELIALLGPSGCGKTTLLRIIAGLETPDVGTIHFSGEDTTDVHVRERNVGFVFQHYALFRHMTVFENVAFGLRVKPRSERPSEAQIKKKVTDLLKLVQLDWLAERYPSQLSGGQRQRIALARALAVEPKVLLLDEPFGALDAKVRKELRRWLRRLHDELHVTSIFVTHDQEEALEVADRVVVINQGKIEQSGSPQQVWDHPASPFVYGFLGDVNLFHGRAHEGLVHLDGVQIDSPEHAATQDTKAFAYVRPHDLDVQRYSPGAGVDADGRPRGIVAQLSRAIVVGPIARLELIPSDDHQPADNASPENLIEAQIPAQQFREMGFKEGETLVVTPRRARVFLDHAAGI
- a CDS encoding disulfide bond formation protein B, whose translation is MVLNWIDQAPRRVLALISAACVAMLAFGMYLQHVVGLEPCPMCIVQRYALIGVAIFAALASARGQKGWWMGFGALALLSSGFGAFVAARQSWLQWYPPEVATCGRDFYGMIENYPISRAIPMIFRGSGDCAAIDWTFLGGSIANWSFICFVGFGLVLLAVLARGMKAGGKGGAAYSAA